TCTCGATTAACCGCTAACTATGGCGATTTTTATTGTCTAGCTAAATGCAGCATATCTGTTTACACGGGCCTAAAATGTTTGTTTTTTATGGATCCCGCGGATAGGTAATAGCCCTCCAGTTTTGCTTGTTTGCGGGAACAAATACGTTTATAAATAGGCATTAAAGCGTTTGTGGAAAATCAAAGTCTAAATCCAATGTTTGCCTGATGGAATTCATCAAGATTCCAGTGCAGCAATCTAAGAGGCATTTTGCCAGCTGTAAAATGCAAATGAGTAAAGAATCCCCGATAATTAGATAAATGTACATTGCTATTAACTGCTGCTTCATTCTTTTGCAAAGTCAACACGTGATACTCTTTATTTGCAAAATTTTTTAAAATGATGAATTTCCTCATTGCTTCATGCTCATCCGTTTCAGCTAGTTGCTCAAGCTGTGAAGCCTTATTAACCATGTAATCCACTCGTTCTTGTAATTCTTCTTTAGTTGTATTAACTGATGGAACAATAGTTTCCATATTCAGAATCTCCTTTATTTATATCTCCCCATGACAATATCCTTAACTTCTTGCAGATAATCATCAGTATATTCTGGCACAAGCAATTGGCCATCAATGGCATCGATCATAACCTTTTCTTTGTCCTTCAGCTTCTTGTACACCGTACTGTCAATAAAGCCCATGTGGGCAACATCACCCTTAGTCATCAGATAGTAATACCGAGTATACTGATTAGCTGGAAGTCCCAAACGGTTAATCCGATCACGCGATTGCAACATAAAAGTAAGATTGAAGTTGTATTCGAAGTAAACCGCATCGTGCACCGTCTGATGGAGCGAAATAGATTCACCTAACGTATTAGGATTAGAAACCAATACCTGGGCATCACCAGTACGGAAATTGTTAATCATTCCTTCACGGTCTTGCTTTGGAGTGGCCCCATAAACCAAGGTTGTTTTAATTCCCATATCGTTGAGAGTATCAGTGATCTTCTGCATGGTGCCAACAAACATCCCCCAAACCAGGACTTTTTTACCTTGGCTAACCAATTTGTCAATCAAATCAATACCCATTTCAAACTTAGGAGATTCAACTTTAGCTAAATCATACTTCTTATAAGCATCCCCACTGCTGGCATTTTCTTTTTCCACAGTTGAAGCTTGCTTATCCCAAACACCAGAGTCGGCATCTACAAGGCCTAACTCTTTATAGTTAATGTTGGTTGCTAGTAATTCTGGATTAGTTGAAGCTTGCAACAGTCTAATGAAAGTTGCCAAAGTCCCATTTTCGGTTTCATAAATAGCCTGTGACAGCATCTGCTGATTCTTTGATGGTTCAACTTCTTTAATAATATCTGGATCTGGTTTAGGGACATGTAGATCTTTCTTGTTGGTCCGCCAAAAGAACGGCGATAATTTCTTATTTACATCTTCTGGATCAATATTATTCAAAGTTGTTAAATCCCAAGCAAAGAAGGATGAGTATTCATCAGGGTACATCAGATGTAGGAAGTTATAGATGTCCCTAAAGCCATTCGGAATTGGTGTCCCCGTTAGAACATAGCGGTAGTGTGGTGTCTGGCTTAAACTCAATGCTGCCTTGGCACGCTGGCCACCGACTCCTTTTACCCGGTGAACTTCGTCAAAGACTAACATAGTTTTGGAATCCAACAAGTCATTAATGATGTTCAGCTTACTTTGTAAAGATTCGTAGTTGATGGTGATCACGTCAGCCTGGACCCAGTCGTGCTTAATAGCACCGACATTATTGTTGTATTTCTTATCCCGCATATTGAGGTAATGCAACTTACGCTTAGGACCAAACACAGCTTCAAATTCTGTCCGCCAAGCAGCAAAGGCGTTCAGTGGTGAAACAACTAACAGTTTATCTACTTCATTTACCCTTGGGCTAGATAGATAGGCAAACGTGCCATACATCATTGCCGTTTTACCAGCACCAGGTACTGAAAAGTTGGCCGCTCGTTTCATGATA
The nucleotide sequence above comes from Limosilactobacillus fermentum. Encoded proteins:
- a CDS encoding DEAD/DEAH box helicase; protein product: METKSDSPIIIKNNDGFFQLLDDSNHTLESKTAQRGLAIFRPYFEDPRQRTFKEDLTYVQLLELVKKLNRRLQRKGLPEVQTSNKFNHFVQQRQYYIKEQSQAGLTIKDGDPRWQHEFDNFKAVVSQEITRPLKPEQEKASFFMTIMKRAANFSVPGAGKTAMMYGTFAYLSSPRVNEVDKLLVVSPLNAFAAWRTEFEAVFGPKRKLHYLNMRDKKYNNNVGAIKHDWVQADVITINYESLQSKLNIINDLLDSKTMLVFDEVHRVKGVGGQRAKAALSLSQTPHYRYVLTGTPIPNGFRDIYNFLHLMYPDEYSSFFAWDLTTLNNIDPEDVNKKLSPFFWRTNKKDLHVPKPDPDIIKEVEPSKNQQMLSQAIYETENGTLATFIRLLQASTNPELLATNINYKELGLVDADSGVWDKQASTVEKENASSGDAYKKYDLAKVESPKFEMGIDLIDKLVSQGKKVLVWGMFVGTMQKITDTLNDMGIKTTLVYGATPKQDREGMINNFRTGDAQVLVSNPNTLGESISLHQTVHDAVYFEYNFNLTFMLQSRDRINRLGLPANQYTRYYYLMTKGDVAHMGFIDSTVYKKLKDKEKVMIDAIDGQLLVPEYTDDYLQEVKDIVMGRYK